Genomic segment of Paraburkholderia agricolaris:
GTCGCCGTCGATCATCCGCTCGCCGGCGAAACAACCGTCACGTTCGCGCAGTGCGCGCGCTATCCACTCATTCTCGGCAACGCGCAATTGTCGATCAGCGGCTTGCTCGAACCGCTGATCCGCCATTACGCCAAACCGCTGCAAACGGTGCTCGAAAGCGATTCGATCGAACTGATGCGGCGCATGGCGGCCCGCGGGCGCGGCGTGGGGTTTCAGACGCGCCTCGGGCTGGAGCGCGATCTCGCCGAGGGCACGCTCGTGCATATTCCACTGCGCACGCCGCGCGCGCTGGTCTCCGAACTGGGCGCCTACGCCCGTGCCGGGCGCACCTTGACGCCGGCTCTGGACGCGTTCGTGCGGCTGCTGGCCGAGGCGATCGCCGCTCGGGAAGACGACGAACCGTCCGTCTGACGGCGCGTGCCTCGGGTTCGACTCGCGGGACAGAGCATCACGCCGTGCATGCCATGAGCCGATCCATGAGCTGATCCATGAGCGGAAGGCTGACGTCGGTGCTGATGCCGAAACGGCATCGGCATGCACTTTTTTATGCGCTTTTTTGACCGCCTGCCGCGACCTACACTCGGTCGAAACGGGTTCAAGGGAGCCGCAATGTCCGAAGTGCTATCAGCCAAAGCGGTGCCGCACACGAGCCTGCCCGTCATCGACGTGGCCGGGCTCGAATCGGCCGATCCGCTGCAACGCGCGGCAGTGGGCGCGGCGCTCCACGCCGCCTGCATCGATAAGGGCTTCTTCTACATCGCTCGTCACGGCATCGAGCCGGCGCTAATCGACGCCGCGCGTGCGGAGGCCGAGCGCTTTTTCGCACTCAGTGACGCCTTGAAGCGCGAGGTCGACAAGGCGCAGTCGTTCTGCAACCGCGGCTACGAGCCGTTACGCGGCCAGGTGCTGGAAGCAGGCACGCCGCCCGATCTGAAGGAAGGCTTTTACATCGGCAATGAACTGCCGCTCGATCATCCGCGTGTCGTGGCGCGCGCTTTCAACTGCGGACCGAACCAGTGGCCGCGGCAGTTGCCCGCTTTTCGCCCGGCCATGGAGGCTTATTTCGCCGCGCTGTTCGATCTGTCGACGCGCTTGACGCGCGGCCTCGCTTTGTCGCTGGATTTGCCGGAAGACCATTTCGACGCGTTTTGCGACGAAGCGATGGGCACGCTGCGACTGTTGCACTATCCGCCACAACCGGCCCAGGCGTTGCCTGAGCAGAAGGGCTGTGGCGCGCATACCGACTTTGGCTGCCTGACGCTGCTGTGGCAGGACGGCAACGGCGGTTTGCAGGTGCAGGACAGCGACGGCGGCTGGATTCACGTGCCGCCGCTGCCGGGCACCTTCGTCGTCAATCTGGGCGACCTGATCGCGCGCTGGACCAACGACCGTTATCGCTCGACGTTGCATCGCGTGGTGAATGCGTCGGGCCGCGAACGTTACTCGATGCCGTTTTTCTTTACCGGGCGCCCGGACTATGTGGTGACCTGTTTGCCGGGCTGCGCGCTAGAGGGCGAAGCGCCGAAATATCCCCCCATCACCGTCACAGGCCATCTCGAGGCGTGCTACCGGAGAACCTACGGATGACGCCCGCACGCACGCCGGCAGCAGGCATGCTGCTGATTCACGGCGCCTGGCAGGGCAGTTGGGCGTGGGACGCCTGGTTGCCGGAACTCGCGGCGCGCGGGTGGCGGGCCCGCACTGTCGACCTGCCGGGTAACGGCGCAAATCCTGCACGGGATGCGGGCCTCGAAGTCTCGCTGCAAATCTATGTCGATGCGCTGACCGAAGCGCTCGCGGCGTTCGACGCTCCGGTCGTCGTGGTTGCGCATAGTGGCGCGGGCGTGCCGGCCTCGCAACTGGCCGAGGTGCTGCCCGAGCGGATCGCGTGCCTCGTCTACGTCGCGGGGATGATGCTGCCTTCGGGCATGGGTTACGCGGAGCTCGTCGACGCCAGCGCGGCCGAGGTGCCGAATGCCGGCGGTATCGCGCCGTATCTGCAATGGCGCGACGAGGGTTCGTCCTCCGTCGTGCCACCTGAGGCAGCGCTTGAAATCTTCCTGCACGATTGTCCGCCGGAAGCGGCGCGGCAAGCCGCCGCGAAACTCACGCCTCAGCAGGAAAGCGGCCGCGCGCTCGTCACGACGCTGAGCGCTGCGCGTTTTGGCAGCGTGCCGCGCATTTACGTCGAAGCGCTGCGCGACCGTTCCGTGCTGTTGCCCCTGCAACGCAAGATGCAGGCGCTGGTGCCCGGCGCGATCGTGCGCTCGATCGACTGCGGGCACGTGCCGCAACTGGCGCGGCCGGCCGAACTGGCGGCGCTGGTGTGCGACACGCTGGGCGGGATCGGTATCGCGCCTTCTTCTCCTGCTGCCTGTTCGGCCGCTCCGGCCAGCGCTGCCGCCAGTCCCCATTCGTTCACCACCGGAACCTCGTCATGACCCGACCCAATCGCCTCGGCCGCTTGCTCCTTGCCGGCAGCGCGGCTTCGCTCGTTGCGCTCGCTAC
This window contains:
- a CDS encoding alpha/beta fold hydrolase, whose protein sequence is MTPARTPAAGMLLIHGAWQGSWAWDAWLPELAARGWRARTVDLPGNGANPARDAGLEVSLQIYVDALTEALAAFDAPVVVVAHSGAGVPASQLAEVLPERIACLVYVAGMMLPSGMGYAELVDASAAEVPNAGGIAPYLQWRDEGSSSVVPPEAALEIFLHDCPPEAARQAAAKLTPQQESGRALVTTLSAARFGSVPRIYVEALRDRSVLLPLQRKMQALVPGAIVRSIDCGHVPQLARPAELAALVCDTLGGIGIAPSSPAACSAAPASAAASPHSFTTGTSS
- a CDS encoding isopenicillin N synthase family dioxygenase, with product MSEVLSAKAVPHTSLPVIDVAGLESADPLQRAAVGAALHAACIDKGFFYIARHGIEPALIDAARAEAERFFALSDALKREVDKAQSFCNRGYEPLRGQVLEAGTPPDLKEGFYIGNELPLDHPRVVARAFNCGPNQWPRQLPAFRPAMEAYFAALFDLSTRLTRGLALSLDLPEDHFDAFCDEAMGTLRLLHYPPQPAQALPEQKGCGAHTDFGCLTLLWQDGNGGLQVQDSDGGWIHVPPLPGTFVVNLGDLIARWTNDRYRSTLHRVVNASGRERYSMPFFFTGRPDYVVTCLPGCALEGEAPKYPPITVTGHLEACYRRTYG